A DNA window from Phaeobacter sp. A36a-5a contains the following coding sequences:
- a CDS encoding short-chain fatty acyl-CoA regulator family protein yields MGRDTLTGSRIRERRLMLGLRQAELARLVDISASYLNLIEHNRRRIGGKLLVDLARVLAVEPSMLTEGAEVALLATLREAAADLTRPVAELDRVDEFAGRFPGWAEVLAQGRLRIASLERTVQTLSDRLTHDPQLAASLHEVLSTAAAIRSTASILAETGELEAEWRDRFHKNLNEDSRRLAESSRALVNFLDESNTSVERRGMPQEEAEQFFAAHEHHFVELEVADVAARPGLIEALLSQADELVSAAGTAIARAGLLQYCADAEAMPLTDLAERLARDGVAPVALARAFDCDLPTVLRRLGALPPEVLGQEAGLVICDASGSILFRKPVTGFALPRFGASCPLWPLYTALSRPQEPVRRDVVQQGRNAVGFDCLAVSWPHQRPDFDSDPLYHAVMLILPKRDVAETAQPVGASCRICSRRDCVARREPSILKEEF; encoded by the coding sequence ATGGGCCGTGACACGCTGACAGGAAGCCGTATCCGGGAGAGGCGCTTGATGTTGGGACTGCGTCAGGCGGAGCTGGCCCGGCTGGTCGATATCTCGGCCTCCTATTTGAACCTGATTGAACACAATCGCCGCAGAATCGGCGGTAAGCTGCTGGTGGATCTTGCACGGGTGCTGGCGGTTGAACCCTCCATGCTGACCGAAGGGGCAGAGGTGGCGTTGCTGGCGACCCTGCGGGAGGCGGCGGCTGATCTCACCCGACCTGTGGCCGAACTGGACCGGGTAGACGAATTTGCGGGCCGCTTTCCCGGCTGGGCCGAGGTTCTGGCCCAGGGCCGACTGCGGATTGCCAGCTTGGAACGGACGGTCCAGACGTTGTCGGACCGGCTGACACATGATCCTCAGCTGGCGGCTTCGCTACATGAGGTGCTGTCTACCGCTGCCGCCATCCGGTCGACTGCCTCGATCCTCGCCGAAACCGGCGAGCTGGAGGCCGAATGGCGGGATCGGTTCCACAAGAACCTCAACGAGGATTCCCGGCGTCTGGCCGAGAGCAGCCGCGCGCTGGTTAATTTTCTTGATGAGAGCAACACATCGGTCGAACGGCGGGGGATGCCCCAGGAAGAGGCGGAGCAGTTCTTTGCCGCTCATGAGCACCACTTCGTGGAACTGGAAGTTGCGGATGTGGCCGCCCGCCCCGGGCTGATCGAGGCGCTGCTGTCGCAGGCCGATGAGCTGGTCAGCGCCGCCGGAACCGCCATTGCCCGCGCCGGGCTGCTGCAATATTGCGCCGATGCCGAGGCGATGCCGCTGACAGATTTGGCCGAGCGGCTTGCCCGCGATGGCGTGGCCCCCGTCGCCCTGGCGCGTGCGTTCGACTGTGACCTGCCGACGGTGCTGCGGCGGCTTGGGGCCTTGCCGCCTGAAGTTCTGGGGCAGGAGGCAGGGCTGGTGATCTGCGATGCCTCGGGGTCGATCCTGTTCCGCAAGCCTGTGACCGGGTTCGCCCTGCCGCGTTTTGGAGCCTCCTGTCCGCTCTGGCCGCTTTACACGGCGCTGTCGCGGCCGCAGGAACCCGTGCGCCGCGATGTGGTGCAACAGGGGCGCAATGCAGTCGGGTTTGATTGTCTGGCGGTTTCCTGGCCGCATCAGCGACCGGATTTCGACAGCGATCCGTTGTATCATGCTGTGATGCTGATCCTGCCCAAGCGTGACGTGGCCGAGACCGCTCAGCCGGTCGGCGCGAGCTGCCGGATCTGTTCGCGCCGCGACTGTGTGGCGCGGCGCGAGCCGTCGATCCTGAAGGAAGAGTTTTGA
- a CDS encoding response regulator transcription factor, with the protein MGRHVVLVEDEPNITEAIRFLLTRDGWQVDSHADGSDAVEVICAAKPDLVILDLMLPGKSGLEIIRELRESARLPGLPVLMLTARGQLRDREMAEQAGVTRFMTKPFSNNEVLTAVRDLHAQAAQNRAKLSDAAAAAAADLAEQARQG; encoded by the coding sequence ATGGGCAGGCATGTTGTTCTGGTCGAAGACGAGCCGAATATCACCGAAGCAATCCGGTTTCTGCTGACCCGCGACGGCTGGCAGGTGGACAGCCATGCCGATGGCAGTGATGCGGTAGAGGTGATCTGTGCAGCCAAGCCGGATCTGGTGATCCTGGATCTGATGTTGCCGGGCAAAAGCGGCCTGGAGATCATCCGCGAGCTGCGCGAGAGCGCGCGATTGCCGGGGTTGCCGGTGCTGATGCTGACCGCAAGGGGGCAGCTGCGCGACCGGGAGATGGCCGAACAGGCCGGAGTTACGCGGTTCATGACCAAACCGTTTTCCAACAATGAGGTGCTGACCGCTGTGCGGGATCTGCACGCGCAGGCTGCCCAGAACCGGGCCAAACTGTCTGATGCGGCGGCTGCCGCCGCGGCCGATCTGGCCGAACAGGCCCGCCAGGGATGA
- a CDS encoding ATP-binding protein, translating to MASLNVLALVCLGYVALLFIVAFAADRHASHGRAARWMRSPLIYTLSLSIYCTAWTFYGAVGYAARSGLEFITIYLGPTLVMVGWWWGLRKLVRVGRSQRITSIADLLSARYGKSNLLAIGVTILAVIGTTPYISLQLQSITLSFSIFAEADPLRSVNETQTVFWVAAGLAAFAILFGTRNLNANERHHGVVTAVALEAVVKLISLLAVGIFVVWGVAGGVGETMARIDASSIGQWQVDGGRWATITFLSAAAFVCLPRMFQVMVVENEDERHLRVAAWAFPLYLLLISIFVVPIAAIGLELLPAGSNPDLFVLTLPLAQGQQGLAMLSFLGGFSSATSMAIVAAMALSTMVSNHIVMPIWLRWQEVGASVSGDVRHVVLLSRRLSIAGIMALGYFYYTLSGGGAALAAIGLISFTGISQMLPSLVGGLFWRGATRSGALAGLSVGFAIWLYTMLLPELGGGLLPARVLAEGLLGLSWLRPHALFGIEGLDPTVHAVLWSMALNTAAFLIGSLLTFPSPLERLQGAQFVHVFDHSSGPRGWTGSVAQSEDLMIMSQRILGAGEAQQFFQSELARQGGRGPLPEPTPAFLERLERELSASIGAAAAHAMVGQIVGGSSVSVQDLLAVADETAQILEYSNRLEAQSEELSRTARKLQETNEKLTQLSQQKDAFLSQVSHELRTPMTSIRAFSEILRDTENLEPRDHSRYAGIIHDEAQRLTRLLNDLLDLSVLENGQVSLNISAGRLGDVLDHAEATALADGSARLKVQRDAATDEMRLSSDLDRLAQVFINLIANADKYCTAAEPQLRIMARQSGDWLFIDFIDNGQGIPAEFRTMIFEKFSRVSPERAGGAGLGLAICREIMQRLGGDVAYLSDEVGGAFQVSLPLRRENPV from the coding sequence ATGGCGTCACTCAATGTTCTGGCGCTGGTCTGTCTGGGATATGTCGCCCTTCTGTTCATCGTGGCCTTTGCGGCGGACCGCCATGCCAGCCACGGTCGCGCCGCCCGCTGGATGCGATCTCCGCTGATCTATACGCTGTCGCTGTCGATCTACTGCACGGCCTGGACCTTCTATGGCGCCGTGGGCTACGCGGCACGTTCGGGACTGGAGTTTATCACCATATACCTCGGCCCGACGCTGGTAATGGTCGGCTGGTGGTGGGGGCTGCGCAAGCTGGTACGGGTCGGCCGCAGCCAGCGGATCACCTCTATCGCTGACCTCTTGTCTGCGCGCTATGGCAAGTCGAACCTTCTGGCGATTGGCGTCACGATTCTGGCGGTGATTGGTACGACACCCTATATTTCGCTGCAATTGCAGTCCATTACACTGTCTTTCTCGATCTTTGCCGAGGCTGATCCGCTGCGCAGCGTCAATGAAACGCAGACGGTATTCTGGGTGGCGGCGGGGCTTGCGGCCTTTGCCATTCTGTTTGGTACGCGCAATCTCAACGCCAACGAACGCCATCATGGTGTTGTCACCGCCGTCGCGCTTGAGGCCGTGGTAAAACTGATCTCCCTGCTGGCGGTGGGCATTTTTGTGGTCTGGGGAGTGGCGGGTGGTGTGGGCGAGACGATGGCGCGGATTGACGCCTCCAGCATAGGTCAGTGGCAGGTCGATGGCGGTCGCTGGGCCACAATTACATTCCTATCGGCCGCCGCCTTTGTCTGCTTGCCGCGTATGTTTCAGGTCATGGTGGTCGAGAATGAGGATGAACGCCACCTGCGGGTCGCGGCCTGGGCGTTTCCACTTTATCTGCTGTTGATCTCGATCTTCGTGGTGCCGATTGCGGCCATCGGGCTGGAGTTGCTGCCGGCCGGGTCTAACCCGGATCTGTTCGTGCTGACCCTGCCGCTGGCGCAGGGACAGCAAGGGTTGGCGATGCTGTCTTTCCTTGGCGGGTTTTCCTCGGCAACATCCATGGCCATTGTTGCTGCAATGGCGCTGTCGACGATGGTGTCGAACCATATCGTGATGCCGATCTGGCTGCGCTGGCAGGAGGTGGGCGCCTCGGTCTCGGGGGATGTGCGGCATGTGGTGCTGCTGTCGCGACGTCTGTCCATCGCAGGCATCATGGCGCTGGGGTATTTCTATTACACGCTATCGGGCGGCGGTGCGGCGCTGGCCGCCATCGGTCTGATCTCCTTTACCGGTATCTCCCAGATGCTGCCGAGCCTTGTCGGGGGCCTGTTCTGGCGCGGCGCCACGCGCAGCGGTGCGCTGGCCGGCCTGTCGGTCGGCTTTGCGATCTGGCTTTATACAATGCTGCTGCCGGAGCTTGGCGGTGGGCTGTTGCCCGCGCGGGTGCTGGCCGAGGGGCTGCTGGGCCTATCCTGGCTGCGGCCACATGCGCTCTTTGGGATCGAGGGCCTTGATCCGACGGTCCATGCGGTGCTCTGGTCGATGGCCTTGAACACGGCGGCGTTTCTTATCGGATCATTGCTGACCTTTCCGAGCCCTTTGGAGCGGTTACAGGGCGCGCAGTTTGTTCATGTGTTCGATCATTCGTCGGGGCCGCGCGGCTGGACCGGCTCGGTTGCGCAAAGCGAGGATCTGATGATCATGTCGCAGCGTATTCTGGGCGCGGGCGAGGCTCAGCAGTTCTTTCAGAGCGAATTGGCGCGGCAGGGAGGGCGTGGTCCGTTGCCGGAGCCGACGCCTGCGTTTCTGGAGCGGCTGGAACGCGAACTCAGCGCCTCGATCGGGGCGGCGGCGGCCCACGCCATGGTGGGGCAGATTGTGGGGGGATCGTCGGTGTCGGTGCAGGATCTGCTGGCTGTGGCGGATGAGACCGCGCAGATCCTCGAGTATTCCAACCGGCTTGAGGCGCAATCTGAAGAGCTGTCAAGAACCGCGCGCAAGCTTCAGGAAACAAACGAAAAGCTGACCCAGCTATCGCAGCAGAAGGATGCGTTTCTTAGCCAGGTGAGCCATGAATTACGCACGCCGATGACTTCTATTCGCGCCTTCTCCGAAATCCTGCGCGACACTGAGAACCTCGAACCCCGTGATCACAGCCGCTATGCTGGTATCATCCATGACGAGGCGCAGCGGCTGACCCGTCTGCTGAACGATCTGCTGGATCTGAGCGTGTTGGAAAACGGTCAGGTCAGCCTCAACATCAGCGCCGGGCGGCTCGGCGATGTACTGGATCATGCGGAGGCAACCGCGCTGGCGGATGGTTCCGCGCGGTTGAAGGTTCAGCGTGATGCCGCGACGGATGAGATGCGGCTGTCATCGGATCTGGACCGGCTGGCACAGGTGTTTATCAATCTGATCGCCAATGCCGACAAATACTGCACCGCGGCAGAGCCGCAGCTGCGTATCATGGCTCGGCAGAGCGGTGACTGGTTGTTCATTGACTTCATCGACAATGGGCAGGGAATCCCGGCGGAGTTTCGGACCATGATTTTCGAGAAATTCTCGAGAGTTAGCCCAGAACGTGCAGGCGGCGCCGGTCTTGGTTTGGCGATCTGTCGCGAGATCATGCAGCGACTCGGCGGTGATGTGGCCTACCTATCGGATGAGGTCGGCGGCGCGTTTCAGGTTTCCTTACCTCTTCGTCGGGAAAACC